The segment atcattttctttagGAGGCATTTAGAAATATATGACCTGTAaacaattttattattcatttttcattagactgttttcaaaataaattaaaatatgtaatgatTTCTTCAAAATCGTGGGGTatctaaaaaagaataataaacgCACTATTTTTCCCGGTTTCAGACCTTCAGGACACTGTAGTGTATTTATTAAACCTTTTTCAGAGTAACCATTGGACCCATTGCTTTGTATTTAGAGGTGTCTGGGAGTTGAAGAAAAACCTATGGAGCATATCATTTGACAAtgtaatgaattttcttttttaaagtaagtttatGCCACATTTCTTGACCTTTTGGGCACTCTGTTTTATGTGCTAAATGGATGAAAGAAGAGAATTCCCTTATACTGAAACATATTTTAAGAAGCATGAGGAGAAATTTCACAAATGACCCTGCCCACTTTCTGTACAGTTGGCCCTACATGATTTCATCCATCTCAGATGAAGTgatttgaaacaaaatatttctgcAAGTCAGAAGACTGAGGTCTGGTCTGACTCCCACCCAAACAGCCGTGCAATTTTAGACCTCACTCCAtcttaaagatggaaaaaaattcattaaaaatgtcCTCCCTACTGGGCAAGTCTAGCAATACTGTAAGACGGCAATATTATTATCATAATCATGATGCCAcagataaaatgtatatataaagataaattttcaagtgaaaatgTTAAGCCCTTGAGCAGATAAATAGGAATGGAAAATAGAGGGGGACGGGGAGAGTTTTTCACAGCAGGAGAAGTAGACGGATGGCTTCTGCCTAGGGAAATTTGTATAGAGTACTTTGCGGAGGCCAAAGGACAGACCTGTAAGCCCCAAAGGATCCCTTCCTCACTAagaatttgatgaaaaaaattctgTCTCACAAGGGTTATCGCTACCTTATTCTCTTACCTGAATCTCTGGTCTTCACTAAGAGCCTGAAGAACCGTCGCTCCGCCAAAAGAATGTCCGATTACTGCTATTTTATTCCTATCGATAGAGTCCTACGTGAAAAAGCATGAGATAATTCATAACTATCTCACAGGTTGTTACAAGAATAGACTAAATGATTTCGTGAATCATACAATTATTATTCATTTCATGGGCATGGTTAAGTACCTTAAtttcttataaaagaaatatgtacacatacatatatacacgtatacacatacatatttacacacacatacacatacacacatacatatatatacaaatacacacgCACATGTATGTTGAGCATTTGCAAAAGTTCAGAAGTGAACTTAACGGTCTTCCTAGTCACCCACACTTGAAACATCATCATTGCTGACTTCCCCTATCCCCACTCCATGATGTTTACTAGTGTGTTCATTCTGTGAGTGTTGATTGAGCAcgtgctctgtgccaggcattgtagtTCATTTTGAATGAGCTCACAGTCTGttagggaaggaagagagacacATACATGATGCAAATGCAATCGAGTGGCGGCAAGGAGCACATAGGATAGATAGCTAACTCGGTCCACGGGTGGGCACTGGGGTCCAAGAAAGCTCCTTGGAGAAGGTGATGCCTGACTTGAGTTGAAGATTCAGCAGGACTTATCAGGGGGAAGCGTGTGTCAGGCCAAGGGGACATATATGTACAAAGGCACGGAGACAGCAGAGAGAGTGGCGGGTTGAGGGACAACAAACACTCCAGTGCATCTAGAGAATGGACCATCATCTTATGCTCAAACCGAACACTTCTAGTTTCCTCTATCCCCCGGACTCCTCCCTACACACACTTTTGAGTCTCTGTTCAGGCCGTCTACTCGGTCTGTTCTTCCAACCCTCCCAACATTTTCTCCAACACTTTGGCCCAACTTTTCAGGATCAAGCTCAGAAAAATGCAGGAGCCATCCAAGAAATCACGACACTTGACTGGAGGTCTTAAGTTGAACCATGTGAAACTGCCATATTTGTAGATCAAAACTGACTGTTGGCAATTTCATATATAGTTCCACCTAATGTGTTCCTCATGGCTGTAATACTTTACCTGCACTGTTTTTTGCAGCCCTTTATCATCTGGTACCTTGTATCACAGCAGTAAAGCAGACAACAAAGAACAGTAAAGAACCGCAAGATGAGGGAAATGGCCTTCTTAGCTCACCTTCAGTTGTTCCACGCCAAACTCTGAATCTAATACATTCTTCACTGGCCTTCCATGATCAATGTCAAGAATCAAATCGAGAGCTTGAGAACACTCTTTTGCTCTTTGCTGTACCTAATATGATTATTGGAAGAAGGAAATGACACAGTAAACGTTGTAACGCCTATTTTAAAGTTTGTATAGAGGAAGATGTGGGGAAAATGGTTGGTCGCTTATAAATTGGAAATGTCTGCTGAGCGATTAGTGATTAGAAAACACCTAGCATAATGACACAGGAACCAGCTTTGCACGTAGTTATAGCTTAGTCCAAATCTTGTCTCTGTTGCATAtccactgtgtgacctcagaggATCTACTTAACCTCTCCGAGCTTCCATTTATTGTATGATAATGCCTACCTCAGTGAAATGTGGGTgggattaaaataaaaaattaaaatagaaaatatatctacataagaatatttatataaaaataaagtacccACTATAAAGCTTGGCACAAAGGCGGAAGCCAGAATGCTTTATTCCATCTAATCTTcccaacagccctgtgagaaAAATACTGTTGCTGTTCATTATTTTGTAACAAATAAAACATGGGAGCAAAATAAAGAGAGTAAGTAACTCGTCCAAGATCACCCCAGTGCAAAGTGATGGCCAGGATCAGGCACAGAAAGTTGGATTCTAAGGCCTACATCCTTAATACTATTCTATACTACCTCTCTGAAAAGtagtcttatttattttatttttgtgtgtgaggaagattggctaacatgagctaacatctgtgcccatcttcctctactttatatgtgggacggcttgatgaatggtgtgcaggtcggcacccaggatctgaacctgcgaaccccagatcaccgaagcggagcatgggaacctaaccactccaccactgggttggccccaagTAGCCTTCTTTATACtccctggtgtgtgtgtgtggggggggggggatgtcTATGAATTTATTCTGAAATTCTAAAATTAGAAGTTCTAATGCAAAAATATTCTGTATATTCGCTGTCATCTCCCAGAATTTTTGTCTACGTTTTGACTATGACCTAGACATTTCATTAAGAGAATTTTATTACTCGGAGAATCTTCGCTGCAGCTCTTTTGGGAACGGCAAGTAAGAGAGCTAGGAGCACCGTGTGCCGTATGTAAACGTCAATCAGCAATGTCATCAGGCTGCAGATGCTTTCCAGTCCCCATGCCACCTCTCCCCTTACTGCCATGTACCTGCTCATTTCGTACaagcacctcctcctcctctcgtTTTAGGCTTCTGAAATAGAGCCAAGACTTGTTCCCTATTTCTGCAGCAGACTGGTCCTGGAAATAGTAAGTCGCGGATGCGGACCCATCTCTACAAAACAAACAGAATCACCTACTTCGACTTGctctttcccttccccatctCACCCACATTCCTCTATCCATCCTTGACTCAACttcactcttctccttctgacttccctttcttcttccactctgcatttttctttaaaatcaaaggGGCCCCCAAGGGAGTTCTAAGGAAAAGACATTGTCATGGGTAAACTCAACGCATTCTGTCTTCACAGTTCTGGGAGGATGTGTTGAAAACTCACGCCTGGAATCAAATCCCAGcactgccacttactagctgtgtgcttTTGGGCAAAGGACTCACCCTTTCTCagcttcatttcctcctccttaaAACAGTGCTAATAGTAACCATCTCGTAGGCTTGCCAAGAAGATTATAGGAGGTGCGATATGGACACGGCACACAATAAACACTGTAGAAATGTTAGCTGTTTTTTAAGTCTTGAGAATCTAACTCAGTCTCCATTTTTTCTCATCATGTAATCACAGTTGACAATTGCATCAACGTTTTTTTATAAACCTTTATGAAAGTTAGAGCCCAGCTACATACCAGATGACGTACCTGTGTTCCACAGCAGCAACTATAAACCCGTGAGATGCCAGGTCAATGCCGATAGCAGAATAAATTGTCCTTCAAAACAAAAGGAGGGAAGCATTGAACTACAAGTCACGCTTACAAGGCGGGGGTCCACTAATAAACTCCGGAACACGGAGGCCATTACTTTCCTATAGTAGTGCCCCGGGGTAAACCAGAGAGCTGTGTTCTCAAATGGGGCCATTTTGCCCTCAGGGGATATTTGACAAGGGaggtattttcattatcatgACTACTGAGGGAgggtgttactggcatctagGGGATAGAGGGaagatgctaaacatcctacaatgcacaggatgaCCCTCCACAACAAGAAATCATCTGGTCCAATTACCTGGGTTGAACCCTGgttctaccacttattagctgtctACCTTGGATAAACCACTTACGTGTTCTCTGCCTTGATTCTTTATCTGTAGAAGGGTGATGTGATAACAGGATGGTACTTaataggattgttgtaaggattaagtaaattaatacattttcattGCTTATCGCTGTGTCTAAAACAGGGGAAATACATGTTAACTGTTGTCTAAAAGATTGGACAGAGTGAGGTAGTTAAAGAATCATGTGCTAAGCAACTACATTTACACCTCTCTTCCATGTATTCACCACACAATCTTCTTCTCATATCATGCGTTCAATAGGAAACGTGCATAGAATATACAAAGGAGGTCGGTGGGAACTGTGTCTTCTACTGCTGAAGACACAAGACCTACTCAGGAGGGAGAGATAGTCTAGTACAGGATCAGCAAACCTTCCCTGCAAAAGGCCAGAGGGTATACATTCCCAGCTTTGTGGGCCGTACAGtatttgtcacaactactcaactctgctgcgCTGGCACAAAAGTAGCCATAGACAATGTGAAAAATGGGgtgtggctgtgtcccaataaaactttctttagaaaaataggCAGCAGGTGGGATTTGGTCCTTGGATTCTAATTTGCCAACCACTGGTCTAGTAGAAATCAAATAACTAGCTAGACTACAGTTAAAGTATTGAAGATAAGTTCTTATTGCAGATGCTACCCAACTTCCTGCCAGCGAAAAGCCACCTCTTATTTTCTGAAAGTCTTACAATTGCCTGAGATAAAAGAAGGGGAGGCAGTCGAGAAGATGGAAGAAGGTAGTGGAGAAGGTGTGGTGGTCATGAAAATGTATCACTCAGGTATCAGGCCACAGAGAGCACAGATGACTAAAGACCCACCCAGCTCCTGCCCCGCTGGATCCGCCACCACCAGCTAAGCTTCCTGTGGGCTGCTCCCAGTGACTGGGCACAGCGTGCGTACTAACCTAGGCCCATTCCAGTGAGATGCAGGACTCCTCTGATGAGCAACGGTGGGTCGAGCACTCCCTCAGTTGGCCTGGCCCAGTCTTTCTTAGAACTGTGCTGTAGTCTGAGACTCTTCTCACCCAATCCTTCTCCATTTCCCATCTCCCTCCTGAGTGTCCAACCTGCATCATGGGGTGAATGCTCTCCCTATCTTTTCCTGCTCCTTCCCCTCTATCCGTCACCGGCACTTCTTTCAATAAATGTCTTTCACAGCTAATCCAATCTTGGTGTCTATTTCTCAGAGGACCTGAACTAACACAGAAGATCATTTTGAGAGTGTGTTATATATAGAAGGATAACAACCCAAAATGCAACACCTTCTCTTTCCTGTTGTGAGGCCAGTCCCCATGAGCTAGAAGGAGGGAACAAACTACTTGACGAGACAGGGCTAGGACCGATCGACAGACCATAGTCAACTCCTAAGGAATCCCAATTCCTTCAGGACAGGGGCCAGCATGATACTCCAAAATCAGCTATTCCTTTTTTTGGAAAACAATGCATTGAGTCATTGATCCCTAGGGGTTAAAATTGTTCAACCTCTCAAACATTACCTGAATGCTCCAAGACCATGAGAAAAAATGATTAGTGGGTATTTTTCACCCGTCCTCAGAGGGGAATTCCAGCTTGCAGGAATTGTCAGTGAACCTAGACAACAATGGAGGATGATGATTAGTGTTTTGTCTCTGACTTGAATGTTGCTGGTTAATTTAACTTATATCTCCTTAGTATAAAGTCCTGACccatggaatttatttttatgtttttgtgtatTAATGGCAAATTCATTAAAAAGTCTGCTACTAGATACCCACCAACCAAAGACCCGAACCATGTGTTTTTCTTACGACCACAGGGTCATTAATTCTCAGTCCTCACTGTCAGCCCTGAACTTAAGGTGAGACAGTTTCCCACTTACAGGTGTATTGGGGAAGGCTGCTCTCTTTCACCAACCCCAGCCTTTGGCAACACTTCAAAGGGAATGTTCTGAAACCAAACTACCCAGTAAACCTCAGGAACGTTACACTGAGAGCCAGGATCTTTGAGTTGGAGACTCTAATATGGTAGtgatcaaaagaaagctggagagatCATGGACTTCATACCTAGATGTGGCTGCAGATGCAGCTCCGTCACTTACTAGCTATTAATCCTGGGTAAGTTAAAAGAACTGTCTGATTTTCagattcctcttctgtaaaaaggagaaaattatatcTCCCTCATATGGTTTTTGTGAGAATTATATTCATGTGGATAATATACCTAAAGCACTTATCTAGTCACATAGTAAGGGGCTCAAAAAATGGAAGATAtcatcttctcttccttcacttctcaatttttattgtcatcatcctcatcaatttgtgtttcattttctcacttataaaatggagatgtggTCATGAACATTGAATGCGATGATTGCTGTAGAAGTGACTTATAAGTTATTCAGCACCATAAAGATGCGTAGTTTTAGTATTTTTATCACTTCTGTTATAAAGTGGTTTTTAAGAAAACTCCAAGGAGATGTTTAAAATGAATGCCAAAAGTTGTAGGTAGTTTTGAAGGGGAAATTTGAAGGCCTAGTTAACACCAGCCCAAGAGTACTATCTGGTCAAACAGATAAGGAAGGAAAAGTCTGTATTAGCGAAATGTAGACAATTAAGTGACGAAGGCACATAAGATTGTCTTAGTGAGAGAGGGTGGTCCCTTGGGGGTGGGTGATGGGAATGAGAGTAGAGTCTCCTTGTTTATGATAAGAAATTACCTTTCACTCCTTTGTTTTGGATCTAGAGAGTTATGGTGGCTTCTACTTCTTTCTACTTTTGCCcaagtttaaaaagcactttaGCACAGAGCATATGGGGCAGTGATTACATTAGCTAACCTGCTACTCTCACCACATTATTGCTCCCCCACAGTACGTAAGAAGGAAAACTAGAGACCAGCCATGGAGAGCAGCTAGCGCCAGGCTGAAAGTCTGACACTTTCACTCCCTCCATCTCCAGCTCCACACCATCATACTCTCCATCATACACAGAATGGACAAAATGAGAACTCTGGATTCTGTGAAAGTTACCTGGgcttttaagaaatactttttttgttATCTTAGGAGAACTTTAGACTGGAGAAAATCTACTTTGGTCTTTAACTGCCcgaaactcttgctgttttcaagattttcttacATTCTAGAGCCTACAAAGCAGGATCAATAGAAATCTTACCGTATAATAAGCTCAAAACTTTGCCCATAAGCCAGTGTCTTCCAAGAAATTTACTAAGACCCCAAAAATATTCTTTGTTTGGGATCCAAAGGGTGTCAGAGCGATCACCATCTTGGGATGGATAATATAAACGCAAGAAGGTGCCCTATGGAGGAAAGAAATTCATGTAATTTTAATCACGCTGCTTCTCAAATATATTCcaataattattttgctttttccttttttttctgtgaggaacattggccctgagctaacatctgttgtcaatctttctctttttgtttgaggaagattgtttctgagctaacgtctgtgccaatcttctattttacgtgggatgctgccacagcatggttgacgaGCGGTgttaggtccgcacctgggacccaaaccagcaaaccccgggccaccaaagcacagcatgcgaacttaaccactacaccaccgggccagccccgatcTTGCATATTTAATTAGTGGGGACCAAAATACCTCTGCTGTTCATGAAGAGACCCAGAGAATGTTTTAAGCTGCTGTGGTGACTGAATACAGTCAAAAGAGATGCAAAATAGAACAGTATGCTTTCTGAGTGAAGAGAGGATGAGCAGTCTGCTTTCAACCattaaggaaggagaaaaagaagagagcttATAGAAAAATTAATCAGATGACAGCAACGAATGGAGGAATGACTGAACTAGCAAAAGGCTTCCTGTGAAACGATGCAAACGGCACAATGAGTTGGTCTCAGGTGAGGGCAAGGTCAAGTTTCAGAACCTGATAGTGGGTCATGGCAACAGTCGATATTAGAATATAAAGACAAGTGGTATTAATCAAAGCCTTACCTTATCAGTATAATCAAACATCAAGTCTGTACAACCAACGGGATAAGATCCATTTCCTCTGGGGATTTTAGTTTGGCCAAGGCTTGCAGCAGCCATCAAAGCTTGGATTTTATTGACCCATGCTGAAAAACAGGTAAATATGATCTCATTTGTCATCCATTGCACCCCCGACTTTATTATGCAAAGGAATTCCAAGGGAATCGAGTTACTGCCCGTAGTTTCTGGCCTCCTCTATTTCTTTGCTAACTagtgaaataaacaaataattattgagggCCTGCTGTATGCAAAGTACTGTGTGAGGGAAAAAGATGAAGGGAGACATAGCCCTTCTCCCAAGATGCTTAGGACCATCACCTCCTAATACTTACAGCCCTGTCCTTACCTCCTACTCTTATCCAGAGCACACTAAAGATCACTTCCCAAATCTGGTTTTCCTGAACATGAACTTTATCTCACATTTCCAACTTGTGCTTACAACTTCCGAGGTTGGGGATCTCCACCTCATGTTCTTCCCATAGGAACATCAAACCAATGGTCCAAAATCAAACTAAATGACCAGCTCCCATCTCCCCCTCCTTATCCTCCAATCACACAGCCTGCAACTCCAGAATTCCCTATTTTGGGTatcccaagccagaaacctgggaattATCCCTCTCTCCTACCTCTTTCTTACCAACCCCTACATCCAATCAATCTCAACAACTAACATTTGTTTTTAGCTTAGAATTATCTCTCCAACATATCCCTGGCCCTCTAGCTCAACTGTCTCACTGAAATCTTCACTGTCTCTTGACCAGGCAATTGTCACCTCTCTTAATTGTCCTATCCACCTTGGATCTTGGCCTCTTCAAATGTATCCTTCACACAGTTTCTGGAATGATTTAAGGCACAAATCTCACCAGGCAATTCTTCTTAAAACCCTTTGATGGCTTCTTATTGGTCTCCAGGTGGTTTTCTTGAAAGAGAAATGTATTGGAATCTTTTTGGACGGCAGTTTGTAGGTGGTCTTTATATCTACAGGTGTCTTCCTGAGCTACTTCCACTGCTACTTGAGGCACCAGTGGGGCCTAGCCTTCCCTCGTTCTGGGCTTGAAATGCGTCAAGGTTCACAGGTGCACAAGTTAAATCCCAAGGTTCTGGGCGCTGCAAGAAAGACCCTCCATGATCGGGAGGTCTGCTGCCTCCTACTCTTCTCTTGACTTTTCCCTTTAGGTTACCTCCCTTCCATGTGTTCCAGCACTCCTGAGCTACACACTGGGCTATTCGATGCCTCTCCACCTTTGTGAATGCTATGCCCTGTGCTTGAAACTCCTATTCAACCTTTAACACCTTATCAGGTGTCAGGTCTTCTCTGACGCCTTGCTTGATCTCCCAGACTTCATCATTTCATTCTCAGTATTAAATCAATTccctgtatatatttttatcatcCTTCCTATCATATGATACTGAAATTATGTGTTTGCACACTCTGTCTCCCACCCTAGGCTATTTCTCAAGAGCTGTATCCATGTCTTTGTATTCTCAGATCTTAATACAACGTCTGGCACAtggtcagtgctcaataaatatttgtgaaaatgaTCTGAACTAAGCTTTTCATTGCCACTGGTCTCTCTTATTCCCATCAAACATTTTATGGTATACATTCTTTTACCCACTCTTGAACCTTTCCTCTCTCTAGTACCAAAACCCTTCAACACACCTGCAGGTTCACCTGTTCTCCTCCTTTCTAAACCCCAATCAAGTCCATATTTAATTTCAAGATGGTGAGTCCAAATATCAGTATATCCAGACCTTCACTTTTCCAGATTCAGTTTGCCCACTCCTACCCTTCTACTGCAGTTGATCACTCTGCTAGACAGACTCTTTCCTGCTTTCCATCACATCCTTTCTCTGGCACTAAGACACCTAGAACTATGTTAAGTACGGCACCCGCATTGATATCATAGGGCGTCATCCAGAAAGGTTTTGAGTCATGAGAAGAAGCCCATTTACACCCTCCACATTGATGACTAATGTGTGAAACGCCTGCCAGCGATGAGCCCTTCCATACATAatgccttgctactcaaagttgGTCCATGGCTCAGCATCACTGGCATCACCTAGGAGCTTGGTAATGCAGATAATCGAATTCTACCGAATCTGAAAAAGTGCGCCTATTAAAGTTTAGCAGCACTGGACTAGGGTACCAGACCACCTGGCCTGACACAAGCGTCAGCAATTCATGGTCAAACGTTAGAAGGTAGttctgaggaagggaaggggtaAGATGAATGGACCCTGGGTAATGGAGTCAGATGAGCCTATTTTGGATTCCAGTTGTACCTTTCACAAGCTATGATGCTCTGGCCTAAGCAATTTACTCCTGTCTCTTATCCTCATTTGTGAAGTGGGAATAAAAACACTTGACTAGCCTGCAGGACAGTCGTAAGGATGAAGTGATAATGTAAGTCAAGTACTTAGCACAGAATGCAAGACGACATAATGGGGGACAACTGATATTATTTGTCCCTTACCTAGAGTTAGTTAAACTCTCTGGCTACCTAAATTCAAGCCTTTAGAGGAGTTTTAGCTGATCTAAAACTAGACCATACCATTTTCCTTTAGGGCAGATCCAAAATCCGAGGTATt is part of the Equus caballus isolate H_3958 breed thoroughbred chromosome 20, TB-T2T, whole genome shotgun sequence genome and harbors:
- the PLA2G7 gene encoding platelet-activating factor acetylhydrolase isoform X3, coding for MLPPKLHVLFCLCSCLVLVHPFDWQDPNPVAHIKSSAWVNKIQALMAAASLGQTKIPRGNGSYPVGCTDLMFDYTDKGTFLRLYYPSQDGDRSDTLWIPNKEYFWGLSKFLGRHWLMGKVLSLLYGSLTIPASWNSPLRTGEKYPLIIFSHGLGAFRTIYSAIGIDLASHGFIVAAVEHRDGSASATYYFQDQSAAEIGNKSWLYFRSLKREEEEVLVRNEQVQQRAKECSQALDLILDIDHGRPVKNVLDSEFGVEQLKDSIDRNKIAVIGHSFGGATVLQALSEDQRFRCGIALDAWMLPVGDEVYSRIPQPLFFINSERFQYPANIIKMKKCYLPDKERKMITIRGSVHQNFADFTFATGKIIGYIFTLKGDIDSNVALDLSNKASLAFLQKHLGLQKDFDQWDSLIEGEDDNLIPGTNIDTANQHVTLQNSTGIEKSNLD
- the PLA2G7 gene encoding platelet-activating factor acetylhydrolase isoform X4, producing the protein MAAASLGQTKIPRGNGSYPVGCTDLMFDYTDKGTFLRLYYPSQDGDRSDTLWIPNKEYFWGLSKFLGRHWLMGKVLSLLYGSLTIPASWNSPLRTGEKYPLIIFSHGLGAFRTIYSAIGIDLASHGFIVAAVEHRDGSASATYYFQDQSAAEIGNKSWLYFRSLKREEEEVLVRNEQVQQRAKECSQALDLILDIDHGRPVKNVLDSEFGVEQLKDSIDRNKIAVIGHSFGGATVLQALSEDQRFRCGIALDAWMLPVGDEVYSRIPQPLFFINSERFQYPANIIKMKKCYLPDKERKMITIRGSVHQNFADFTFATGKIIGYIFTLKGDIDSNVALDLSNKASLAFLQKHLGLQKDFDQWDSLIEGEDDNLIPGTNIDTANQHVTLQNSTGIEKSNLD
- the PLA2G7 gene encoding platelet-activating factor acetylhydrolase isoform X2; this translates as MRCFQTNWKLSLQSLWRTSSTPSLLSLSALTYSCLSAVTQLPWSFPRGNLKTRVRESEEEAGVMINRYSPAWVNKIQALMAAASLGQTKIPRGNGSYPVGCTDLMFDYTDKGTFLRLYYPSQDGDRSDTLWIPNKEYFWGLSKFLGRHWLMGKVLSLLYGSLTIPASWNSPLRTGEKYPLIIFSHGLGAFRTIYSAIGIDLASHGFIVAAVEHRDGSASATYYFQDQSAAEIGNKSWLYFRSLKREEEEVLVRNEQVQQRAKECSQALDLILDIDHGRPVKNVLDSEFGVEQLKDSIDRNKIAVIGHSFGGATVLQALSEDQRFRCGIALDAWMLPVGDEVYSRIPQPLFFINSERFQYPANIIKMKKCYLPDKERKMITIRGSVHQNFADFTFATGKIIGYIFTLKGDIDSNVALDLSNKASLAFLQKHLGLQKDFDQWDSLIEGEDDNLIPGTNIDTANQHVTLQNSTGIEKSNLD